A window from Argopecten irradians isolate NY chromosome 3, Ai_NY, whole genome shotgun sequence encodes these proteins:
- the LOC138317510 gene encoding uncharacterized protein produces the protein MVLPTTLKKRHSLKTLSLMPAIRRLKDDQAVGAIKEFARIVAVRKTEELSLRDVTKYIMDLTGEPLSELLQMAGKEEDDVEAARALLHFCILLANEKGQPTGQVLRDSAQSSSAVRESGGPCELTEELTISHDQGPTAAKKAKSELERRLVELEKATKEDDPVKTLKERVRTLALQQDPIDSLILLNLDDLAKTARRTNHNEVELFEEFFRQAYCHRQKLNIPSLCLNVLGGKSADIITRAISRCMREKEEKSDDLKKESKGKECSDQTGLSPLSNLYPPTVPFAHMPMGNIQFPTQSTFPFFTPGFQNMPANSTFRGGYNSGGYSRPYRGEARNWRPKGTCLFCDATGHHVRDCDKMKLARKK, from the exons aTGGTGCTGCCGACTACCTTGAAAAAGAGACATTCTTTGAAGACTCTGTCTTTGATGCCAGCAATAAGGAGACTGAAAGATGACCAGGCAGTGGGTGCAATAAAGGAGTTTGCAAGG ATTGTTGCAGTCAGGAAAACAGAGGAACTCAGTTTGAGAGATGTGACTAAATATATCATGGATCTTACTGGAGAGCCATTATCAGAACTCCTACAGATGGCCGGGAAGGAGGAAGATGATGTAGAAGCAGCAAGGGCCCTCCTCCATTTCTGTATTTTGCTGGCAAATGAGAAAGGCCAGCCTACGGGTCAGGTGCTGAGGGATTCGGCACAGTCATCCTCAGCTGTTCGG GAATCTGGTGGTCCATGTGAACTGACTGAGGAGCTGACCATTTCTCATGATCAAGGTCCCACTGCTGCTAAGAAGGCAAAATCAGAGCTAGAAAGGAGGTTGGTGGAGCTTGAGAAGGCGACTAAGGAGGATGACCCAGTGAAGACACTGAAGGAAAGGGTGAGGACACTCGCCCTTCAGCAGGATCCGATCGATTCGTTGATTCTGTTAAATCTTGATGATCTTGCTAAGACTGCTAGACGAACAAATCATAATGAGGTTGAGTTGTTTGAGGAATTCTTTAGACAAGCTTATTGTCATAGACAGAAATTGAATATTCCAAGTTTGTGTTTGAATGTGCTTGGGGGCAAGTCAGCAGATATAATTACGAGGGCAATTTCTAGATGTATGAGAGAGAAGGAGGAAAAGAGTGATGATTTGAAGAAGGAAAGTAAGGGGAAAGAATGCTCTGATCAAACGGGACTGTCCCCACTGAGTAATTTATACCCTCCTACGGTTCCGTTTGCACACATGCCTATGGGAAATATTCAGTTTCCGACACAAAGCACATTCCCCTTTTTTACTCCAGGTTTTCAGAATATGCCAGCAAATTCTACATTTAGGGGTGGTTATAACTCTGGCGGATATTCTCGACCTTACAGGGGTGAAGCCAGGAATTGGCGCCCTAAAGgtacatgtttgttttgtgaTGCTACAGGACATCATGTTAGGGATTGTGATAAAATGAAGCTTGCACGTAAGAAGTAG
- the LOC138317205 gene encoding LOW QUALITY PROTEIN: uncharacterized protein (The sequence of the model RefSeq protein was modified relative to this genomic sequence to represent the inferred CDS: deleted 1 base in 1 codon) has translation MAVTSYLRGKSIVTTQYIDDRLGAANAQSGFSDSDTYVAAQKVIYVLLELLTRLGYTLALSKCSLIPRKLVRFLGFIVDCVEQAYRLPSDKKQKFSDLREAILSCSEVDVKTLQRFAGKCVSMGLAVPGCRLFCREVNKCISQCMRNSKRMLVNEWLRQELLHWRFLDDWEGCSRWRLEGHSQVKMSTDASMYRYGAVVLVDGETEVMGDYWGTEDKRTIHLKEAEAVLKVLQALGNRLENRRVDLLVDNMAVLGVWENQGGRDRNLTQITKDIFLWVFRHNIDLRMQYVSSAENEADKPSRVCSFADSALTEVSWQNVDSIYGPHTVDLMALDSNAQKSRDGLPLRHFTPYPTPQSSGVNIFAQEVAKEENPYVFPPFGLILPVLSFLEEQNIRGCTIIVPEMYPCQVWWPKLCRYSVSSFHLGEKSEAGVIKIPTRKGFVVDDRGLKWALSAHRLEMLSKVDFVGIEERLVELERKMQGTNRQRRKESLVKSLMCFLAMLPGKPGILTCVPGDILKFLVWKDGGGKTVVHGLKCEFLGMKGKRNCSCPSRLASGTVEVIVHHLVDLFEMYGRGRVWDIGRTDGNPAVSLCVRNYVKQVKEEQARARVIPKQATPIFLDKLRMISQYIENQFSRPDLVRKERFVLLRDQAWLKLQFFAGDRAGDLALVVTQEVKILQDGTGLVFNHTFGKTMRGFRGKSNKFVVKVCPDDLMCPVKGLNAYVQGARKMGVDLINGYLFRVVSDGGLVLEQAVSYSVVYQRLRLYLTTLGLYEGETPHSFRAGCAVTLALSGAVDSVGQIMGHVGWFGEEAAKYYSRLPTLIESGHVATKLAESVHPSQEIKRQYREGAEFGALQSAFSEYEGMGS, from the exons ATGGCGGTTACCTCCTATTTAAGGGGCAAATCAATAGTGACAACTCAGTATATTGATGATCGCCTTGGGGCAGCTAATGCACAGTCAGGTTTTAGTGATAGTGATACCTATGTAGCGGCACAAAaggtgatatatgttttattggAGTTGTTGACAAGGTTGGGTTATACCCTCGCATTAAGTAAGTGTTCGCTGATTCCCAGGAAATTGGTGAGGTTTCTTGGCTTTATTGTTGACTGCGTTGAGCAAGCTTATAGGTTACCGAGTGACAAGAAGCAGAAATTTTCTGATCTTAGGGAGGCTATTTTGAGTTGTTCTGAGGTTGATGTCAAGACATTGCAACGTTTTGCAGGGAAATGTGTGTCAATGGGGCTGGCAGTACCAGGTTGTAGATTGTTTTGTAGGGAAGTTAACAAGTGTATTTCTCAATGTATGAGAAATAGTAAAAGGATGTTGGTGAATGAGTGGTTAAGACAGGAACTGCTGCACTGGAGATTTCTTGATGATTGGGAAGGTTGTTCACGATGGAGGTTGGAAGGTCACTCACAGGTCAAAATGTCCACAGATGCGTCTATGTACAGGTATGGGGCTGTGGTTTTGGTTGATGGTGAGACAGAGGTTATGGGTGATTACTGGGGGACTGAGGACAAGAGGACAATACACTTGAAGGAGGCAGAGGCTGTCTTGAAGGTGTTGCAAGCACTCGGGAACAGGTTAGAAAATAGGAGAGTGGACTTGTTGGTGGATAATATGGCAGTCTTAGGTGTGTGGGAGAATCAGGGAGGAAGAGACAGGAATTTAACCCAGATTACAAAGGATATATTTCTTTGGGTGTTTAGACATAACATAGATCTGAGAATGCAATATGTTTCATCTGCCGAGAATGAGGCAGATAAGCCATCTAGGGTCTGTTCATTTGCAGATTCCGCATTAACAGAGGTTTCTTGGCAGAATGTGGACTCTATATACGGTCCTCATACAGTTGACCTGATGGCGTTGGACTCGAATGCACAAAAGTCGAGGGACGGTCTTCCATTGAGGCATTTTACACCATATCCTACCCCCCAGTCTTCTGGAGTGAACATCTTTGCACAAGAGGTGGCTAAGGAAGAAAACCCATATGTTTTCCCTCCTTTTGGTTTGATACTTCCTGTCTTATCGTTTTTGGAGGAACAGAATATTCGAGGATGCACAATTATTGTGCCAGAGATGTACCCATGTCAGGTGTGGTGGCCAAAGCTATGTAGATACTCAGTCTCAAGTTTTCATCTAGGGGAGAAGTCTGAGGCAGGGGTGATCAAGATTCCTACGAGGAAAGGATTTGTTGTGGATGATAGAGGATTGAAGTGGGCCTTGAGTGCACATAGATTG GAAATGTTATCTAAAGTGGATTTTGTTGGGATTGAGGAGAGACTAGTTGAACTCGAGAGGAAGATGCAAGGGACAAATAGGCAGAGAAGGAAGGAAAGTTTAGTGAAGTCCTTGATGTGCTTTCTCGCTATGCTCCCTGGGAAACCAGGGATACTGACCTGTGTACCTGGGgacattttgaaatttcttgtTTGGAAGGATGGTGGCGGGAAAACAGTAGTTCATGGATTGAAGTGCGAGTTCTTGGGTATGAAAGGAAAGAGGAATTGTTCTTGTCCGTCTAGGTTGGCTAGTGGGACAGTTGAGGTGATTGTTCATCATTTGGTAGACCTGTTTGAAATGTATGGACGTGGGAGAGTATGGGATATAGGTCGGACGGACGGCAACCCTGCAGTTTCTCTATGTGTCCGAAATTATGTAAAACAAGTTAAGGAGGAGCAGGCTAGGGCTAGGGTTATTCCAAAGCAGGCGACTCCAATTTTCTTGGATAAATTGAGAATGATCTCACAATATATAGAAAATCAATTTTCTCGCCCAGATCTGGTAAGAAAGGAACGGTTTGTTTTGTTAAGAGACCAGGCCTGGCTGAAACTGCAATTCTTTGCAGGTGATAGAGCAGGAGATTTGGCTTTGGTTGTAACGCAGGAAGTTAAAATTCTTCAGGACGGGACAGGTTTGGTGTTCAATCATACATTTGGGAAAACTATGAGG GGGTTTCGAGGAAAGTCTAATAAGTTTGTTGTCAAGGTTTGTCCAGATGATTTGATGTGTCCAGTTAAAGGTCTGAATGCCTATGTACAAGGTGCGAGGAAGATGGGTGTTGACTTGATCAATGGCTATTTGTTTAGGGTAGTGTCAGATGGTGGGCTGGTGCTAGAACAAGCGGTATCATATTCTGTGGTTTATCAAAGGCTTCGACTGTATTTGACAACTTTGGGCCTCTATGAGGGAGAGACACCTCACAGCTTTAGGGCAGGGTGTGCAGTAACTTTGGCTCTTTCTGGTGCGGTAGATAGTGTTGGGCAAATCATGGGCCATGTAGGATGGTTTGGGGAAGAGGCTGCTAAGTATTACAGCCGGTTGCCAACATTGATTGAATCTGGGCATGTGGCTACAAAACTGGCAGAGAGTGTCCATCCTTCACAAGAAATTAAAAGGCAGTATAGAGAGGGGGCGGAGTTTGGCGCTTTGCAGTCCGCATTTTCAGAGTATGAGGGAATGGGCAGTTAA